The genomic region CGCGGATGGTCACCAGGTTCGTCGTCATGCGTCCGGCACTGCGAAAGGTGGGGTGTTTCGGCGTTTGTTCGGAAGATAACACATCCGCCGAAATCCTTCCACTGCCGGGAGATGCATGGGCTGGAGGCGATCGGGACGGCCTCTGGATCCGTCGGCCGGCGTGCTGCGTGCGGCTGGTCAGGCGTCAGGCGTGGAGCTGTTCGCGAGAGGCGGGAGAGGCGCGGTCGGCTCGGGCGCGCGCCGGCGCTTCCAGCCGGTGCCGTAGGCGAGCGCCGCGGCCGCGGGCAGGAGCACGGCCAGGTCGGCCATGGTGTTGCCGATGGCGCTCGCCACGATGCCCGGCGTGAGATGGCCCTCCACGATCACGGCCGCGAGCGGCCCCGCGGCCATGCCCGCCAGCATCGCGCCCCACCACGCCGGCCGAGGTGCGATGAGGTAGACCAGGAGGATCACCCCGGCAGTCGCGTGCGTCTCGATGTACGCAGTCCCCCGGTGCGCGTCGAGCTCAACGAGCGCGAAGGCGAAGATCAGGAGCGCGAGCCCGAAGACGATCGCCGCGATTCGTAGCGCTTTCTCGCGGCCGGCCGTCACGACGACCATCCCGGGGCGGCGTTTGTCAGGCGTGTGAGACATTCTCCGGCACGCGCGAGCATCGTCCTCATCTGTCGTCTACGTGAGATGTTTTTCTTGGTGGTCATCGGTCGGGGGCGTGGCATAGGGGTGGGTTTACGCGATTCGTTCATGGTGTGGACGACGCCGGAAGATCCTCGGGTCTGCCTTCTGGCTGGCGGGTGTCGTAGATCACACCCTCGACCGCGAACGGGACGGGGGACGACGGATCGGAGGCATGGTGCCGAACGAGCCGGCGCATATGGTTCAGCCCGTCGCGGAAGCTATCGCGGTGATCCGCATCTCCTGGATCGAAAAAATCCCTCGTGACCCGCTCCTCCAGTGCTTCGGAGACGCAGGCCAGCAGGTACACGGGGGTGTCTATCCAGTCGTAGTGTATCTGCTCGGCCTCTGGGATCGAATAGACCTCCGCAGCCACCGCCCGCGCGTTCTCCCCTGAACCGATGAGCGCAAGCGCGGCGGACAGCTCCTCTTCCGTGAAGAGGCCCAAGTAGTTGCGATCTCTGTTCATCACGTATCGATCAAGGTAGAGGACCTTGCACCATGTGCAGGTCGGAGCCACCGGCCCATGATGCATTCCCGATCCAGAGACGAAAGCCTCCGATGGACGGGGTGAAGTATCCAACGCAATTGATCGTGATCCAACCTGATTCGGCGAACCACGAGCCATCGCGATTCGCGGTGGGATGAGTGAGCGTGTAGCGTGCCGGCGACCACCCTCCACCCTTCAGATTCGCCCCGTCGAACCTGAACTCCTGCACGCCTGCGCCGCCCACCGGGATCAGTGCGGTAATAAGCTTGCCACCTAGCATCGTGGGGCACCAAGTGGAAGGAGCGGTAGAGTCTGCCGGAGGCTCGCCGGGAGGGGTGGGCGGATCCGGAGCCGGCGTGGGGTCCCCGCCGCCACCCCCGGTGCCACCGGGGTCATACGACGGAGGCTCGGGGATCGTAGGGGTCGGCTCCCCAGCCTGTGCGCACTCGTATGCAAACTCGTGGAGGTGGCCGTAGGCGTCGGTGCACCACTCCGAGAAGTCGGTGGTGAGCGGCGCCAGGGTGACGCCGAACACTGTCGTGCTGTCGGGCGCGATATCTCCCCGTGCTCCGGCCCTTCGCTGTCCGGGTTGGGTGATGCCGCCGTCGCTCCCGCATGCTACCGCCCCGACGATCGAGGCCAGAGCTATGGATGTTGCCCAGATCTGGAGCGAACGTCCGGTGAGGTTGATCATGGCAGATTCCAATGTGAAGGCGCATGTAAGGCGATTCGATAGTTTTGGCAATATGGAATCGGATGTCTCTGCGTACAATAATCGCCGACGGGTGGCGCTGTCGAATCGCGGCTGATCTTGGACCGCCGGTCAGGAGGATAGGTGAGGCTTCCCAACTGGCAAGCTTCTCGCTCCGGCCGCCGCGCATCTCCACAGCAATCGCACTCACACGAAATTCCATCCCGATGACGCGCTGGCAGGGGCTACACGTAGAGACGGAAGGCACGGGCATCTCGCAGCCGCTGAGCGAGCAGGTGAACCTGCTGGGCGGCATGCTGGGGCAGGCCATCAGCCGGCAGGCGGGGCCGGAGATGCTGGCGCTGGTGGAAGAGCTCCGGCTGCTGTGCAAGCGCGCCGCGAACGAGAACGCGCCGCAGCTGCGCGACCGGGCGGCCGAGACCGTCCGCGGGCTGGACCACGAGCGCATCGTGTGGCTGCTGCGGGCGTACACCGCGTTCTTCCACCTGGTGAACCAGGCCGAGAAGCAGGAGATCGTGCGCATCAACCGCGAGCGGGCGCGGCACGGCGCGGGCGAGACGCGGCCCGAGTCCATCGACCAGGCCGTCGCGGAGCTGAAGGCGCGCGGGCTGTCGAAGGCCGATGCGCTGACGCTGCTCGCGCGGCTGGACGTGCAGCCCACCCTCACCGCGCACCCCACCGAGGCGCGGCGGCGCAGCATATTGCTCAAGCAGCAGCGCATCGCCGCGCTGCTCCAGGGCGCGCGCGGCTGCGACGCCACGCCCGAGGAGACCGAGGCGGCGCTGGACGAGCTGGCCAACCAGATCGCGCTCCTCCTCGCCACCGACGAGGTGCGCGGCGAGCGCCCCACCGTGCAGGACGAGGTGGAGCACGGCCTCTACTTTCTGCTGGGTCCCATCTGGGAGGCCATTCCCCGCATCCACGAAGACCTCCGCCGCGCCCTCGCCCGCCACTACGGCGACGCGGCGGATGGCGCGTCCGCAGATGCTGCATCGGCAGATGGCGCTTCGGGAGATGAGAAGCCTGCCGCCAGCGGCTCGACAGCAGGCGCTTCGGGAGATGCGCATCGCGACGATGACAGCGCATCGGGAGATGTGGATCGGGCGGACGGCGGTGCGGTCCGCGGCACATCGGCGGATGCGCAGATGGCGGCCCCTTCGGGAGATGCCGCGCCGGGCAACGCGGAGTCGGCCAGTTGTGCATCTACCGACGGCGTGCCGGTGTTCCTGCGCTACAGGTCGTGGATCGGCGGGGACCGCGACGGGAACCCGAACGTGACGCCGCAGGTCACGCGCTGGACGCTGGCCGCGCACCGCCGCGCCGTGCTGGGCCAGTACCTGGGCGAGCTTCGTGAGCTGCGCCGCGAGCTGAGCCTGTCCGAGCGCTGGGCACCCGCGCCGCCGGAGCTGCTGGAGTCCATCGACCGCGACGGGGCGGAGGTGAAGCTGGAGGGCCGCCACACGCGCGGCGAGCCGTACCGCCTGAAGACCAGCTACCTGATGGCGCGCATCGAAGGCCTGCGCGCCGCCGCGAGCCGCGACGTCGCCGCGCTGGACGCATCCTCATCCGCCGTCCCCCCGCTGGCCGACGCCGGTTCGGGGGCGGCGATGTACGACGGCGCGCGGTTCGTCGCGGACCTGGAGCTGCTGGAGCGGTGCCTGGCGGGGAGCGGCTTCGGCGACGTGGCGCGGCACGGGCGGCTGGCGCGGCTGCTGGTGCTGGCGCGCACCTTCGGCTTCCACGTGGCCGCGCTGGACGTGCGCCAGCACAGCGGCGTGCACGAAGAGGCGGTGGCCGCCATCCTCCGCGCCGCGGGAGTGGCGGACGACTACGCGTCGCTCGATGAAGATGCGCGCCTGGCCGTGCTCTCCGCCGAGCTGCGCAACCCGCGGCCGCTGCTCCCGCCCGGCGCCGAGCTGCCGGACGCTGCGCGCATCGCCCTGGAGACGTTCGCCGTGGTGCGCGAGGCGCTGGCGCGCGAGCCGGCCAGCATCGGCAGCTACATCGTGAGCATGACGCACGACACCAGCGACCTGCTGGAGCCGCTGCTGCTGGCCAAGGAGGCGGGGCTGTGGCGCCCCGGCACGCCCTGCCCGCTGGACGTGGTGCCGCTGTTCGAGACCATCGAGGACCTGGACGCCAGCGACGCGCGCATGCGGGCGCTGTTCGCGCAGCCCGAGTACGCCGCGCACCTGCAGGCGCGCGGGCGGTTCCAGGAGATCATGGTCGGCTACTCGGACAGCAACAAGGACGGGGGCTACTGGATGGCGAACTGGGCGCTGCACCGGGCGCTGGACCGCCTGGGCCGCGCCTGCGCCGCGGCGGGCGTGGACGTGCGCTTCTTCCACGGCCGCGGCGGCACCGTGGGCCGCGGCGGCGGCCGCGCCGGCGAGGCCATCCTGGGCATGCCGCCGGCCGTGCACAACGGCCGCATCCGCGTGACCGAGCAGGGCGAGGTCATCTCGTTCCGGTACGCGCTGCCGGAGCTGGCGCGGCGACACATGGAGCAGCTCGCGAACGCGATGATCGTCTCCCTCGCCTCCGCGTCCGCGGGCGGGGAGCAGGCGGAGCGCGGACGGGATGCGGATGCGGAGCGGCTGATGGACCGCATCGCCACGCGGTCGATGGAGGCGTACCGCGGGCTGGTGGACGCGCCGGGGTTCTGGGACTGGTTCACGCGCGCCACGCCCATCGAGCAGATCAGCCGCCTGCCCATCGCGTCGCGACCGGTGGCGCGCACGGGCGGCAAGGCGAACCTGGAGAACCTGCGCGCGGTGCCGTGGGTGTTTGCGTGGACTCAGGTGCGCTACCTCGTGCCCGGCTGGTACGGCATCGGCGCCGCGCTCGCCGAGGCGATGGAGGACGAAGGCGCCGCGGACACGCTCGCTCGCCTGGAGCGCGAGTGGACCTTCTTCCGTGCCGTGGTGGAGAACGCCGAGCGCGAGATGGCCCGCGCCCGCCTCCCCATCGCCCGCCACTACGCCGCACTCGCCGAAGACGTCGCGCCGGACGCCGATCCCCGCGATGGAAACGTCGATCGAGACGGCGCCGAGGCGGAGACTCCGCGCGCGATCGAAGCGGATTTCGAGCGGGCCCGCCGCGCGATCCTGCGCATCACGGGCGAGCGCGAGCTCCTGGACAACAGCCCTGTGATCCAGAAGTCCATCTCGCTCCGCAACCCCTACACGGACGTGCTCAACCTCCTCCAGGTCGAGCTGATCCGCCGCTACCGCGCCGCCGCGGAGGACGACCGCGAGCCGCTGCGCCAGGCGCTCTTCCTCAGCGTGAACGGCATCGCCGCCGCCATGCAGAGCACGGGGTGAGCAGTTCCGGCGGAGACTGGACATGGATCAGGTTATCTGATATTCTGATAATCATCTGCTGATGGAGGTAGTGATGAACACGAAGAGATCCGTGACAGAAGTCGCACGCAACTTCGCCGAGTACGTGAACCGGGTTTCCTACAAAGGAGAAAGTTTCGTGTTGATGCGAGGAAAACGACCTGTCGCGGAGCTGCGTCCGGTCCCAGCAGGCATGAAGCTGGGGGAGCTGCTAGATCTGCTCGCTTCCATGCCACGTCTCGATTCTGCGGAGCTAGATGAATTCGAGAAGGACATCGCGGACGCGCGCCGGGAAGTTGACGCGATACCGATCATGGATCCGTGGGACTCCTGATCGACACGAGCACGCTCATCGCTTGGGAGCGAGCCCTGGACACAGCGCCTCAACAGGTTGCACCGCTTCGCAGTCAGGATTCCTTCGTCTCGGTGGTCACAGCCAGCGAGTTGCTCCACGGCGTCCACCGCGCAAGGGATGCAGCGTTGAGGGCTAGGCGCTCAGCTTCGGTCGAGCTCTTGCTTTCACGGATGCCTCTGCTCCCCATCGACGTGATGGTTGCGCGCGCTCATGCGCGTGTATGGGCGGAACTGGCGGCAGCGGGGACGGTGATCGGGATGAACGACATGTGGCTAGCGGCGACGTGCCTTGTACATGGGCTTACGATGGTGACCGCAAACATCAAGGACTTCAAACGCGTACCGGGACTTACGGTACGAACGGCGATCGACGACTAGTCGTGCCAGGCCCCACATTGCAATTCAGATCGCCTCCTCACGGTCCGTGGGGAGGCGATCTGAGTTTATTGTTCCCACGGCGCGCAGCTATCGCGCGACGGCGGGGACGTGGATGGCGGTGAGCACGCCGAGGGCGGCGACGAGGCCGGCGAACGTGGCGAAGGTGCGCCAGTCCGGCTCGTCCGCGGCGGGGGTGAACGCCC from Longimicrobiaceae bacterium harbors:
- a CDS encoding phosphoenolpyruvate carboxylase, which encodes MTRWQGLHVETEGTGISQPLSEQVNLLGGMLGQAISRQAGPEMLALVEELRLLCKRAANENAPQLRDRAAETVRGLDHERIVWLLRAYTAFFHLVNQAEKQEIVRINRERARHGAGETRPESIDQAVAELKARGLSKADALTLLARLDVQPTLTAHPTEARRRSILLKQQRIAALLQGARGCDATPEETEAALDELANQIALLLATDEVRGERPTVQDEVEHGLYFLLGPIWEAIPRIHEDLRRALARHYGDAADGASADAASADGASGDEKPAASGSTAGASGDAHRDDDSASGDVDRADGGAVRGTSADAQMAAPSGDAAPGNAESASCASTDGVPVFLRYRSWIGGDRDGNPNVTPQVTRWTLAAHRRAVLGQYLGELRELRRELSLSERWAPAPPELLESIDRDGAEVKLEGRHTRGEPYRLKTSYLMARIEGLRAAASRDVAALDASSSAVPPLADAGSGAAMYDGARFVADLELLERCLAGSGFGDVARHGRLARLLVLARTFGFHVAALDVRQHSGVHEEAVAAILRAAGVADDYASLDEDARLAVLSAELRNPRPLLPPGAELPDAARIALETFAVVREALAREPASIGSYIVSMTHDTSDLLEPLLLAKEAGLWRPGTPCPLDVVPLFETIEDLDASDARMRALFAQPEYAAHLQARGRFQEIMVGYSDSNKDGGYWMANWALHRALDRLGRACAAAGVDVRFFHGRGGTVGRGGGRAGEAILGMPPAVHNGRIRVTEQGEVISFRYALPELARRHMEQLANAMIVSLASASAGGEQAERGRDADAERLMDRIATRSMEAYRGLVDAPGFWDWFTRATPIEQISRLPIASRPVARTGGKANLENLRAVPWVFAWTQVRYLVPGWYGIGAALAEAMEDEGAADTLARLEREWTFFRAVVENAEREMARARLPIARHYAALAEDVAPDADPRDGNVDRDGAEAETPRAIEADFERARRAILRITGERELLDNSPVIQKSISLRNPYTDVLNLLQVELIRRYRAAAEDDREPLRQALFLSVNGIAAAMQSTG